A region from the Halosolutus gelatinilyticus genome encodes:
- a CDS encoding ABC transporter ATP-binding protein has protein sequence MSSAGPPPIEFDSLTKYYGDVRGVEDLTVTVDRGEIFGFLGPNGAGKSTAIRVLLGLLKPTDGEAYLLGSDVTDRNGLRDAKRRLGYLPSDVTFYNRATGADVLDHFAHLRGDERRAELLDRFPVPLDRNVKAYSSGNRQKLAIVAAFMHDPDLAVMDEPTSGLDPLVQNEFYELLEERRDAGRTSFFSSHVLSEVRRVCDRVGIIRNGRLIELDTVANILAEGGTIATVRLEEEPPPEALEFPGVARVDRQNGAYRLALSREFDALIDRLGEYTVLDLEVREASIEDVFMHFYGDADGEPDGSPGGDPDPAADESSA, from the coding sequence GTGAGCAGCGCCGGCCCGCCCCCGATCGAATTCGACTCCCTGACGAAGTACTACGGCGACGTTCGGGGCGTGGAGGACCTCACGGTTACCGTCGATCGGGGCGAGATCTTCGGATTTTTAGGGCCGAACGGCGCGGGCAAGTCGACGGCGATCCGGGTTCTCCTCGGGCTGTTGAAACCCACCGACGGCGAGGCGTACCTGTTGGGGAGCGACGTGACGGATCGAAACGGGCTGCGCGACGCGAAACGGCGCCTCGGCTACCTCCCGAGCGACGTCACCTTCTACAACCGCGCGACGGGCGCAGACGTGCTCGACCACTTCGCCCACCTTCGCGGCGACGAGCGCCGCGCGGAACTCCTCGATCGGTTTCCGGTCCCCCTCGATCGGAACGTGAAGGCCTACTCGAGCGGCAACCGACAGAAGCTCGCCATCGTCGCGGCGTTCATGCACGACCCCGACCTGGCGGTCATGGACGAGCCGACGTCGGGACTGGACCCGCTCGTCCAGAACGAGTTCTACGAACTGCTCGAAGAACGGCGGGACGCGGGTCGGACGAGTTTCTTCTCCTCGCACGTCCTGAGCGAGGTACGACGCGTCTGCGATCGCGTCGGCATCATCAGGAACGGGCGGCTGATCGAACTCGACACCGTCGCGAACATCCTCGCCGAGGGCGGCACGATCGCGACCGTTCGGCTGGAAGAGGAGCCACCGCCCGAAGCGCTCGAATTCCCGGGCGTCGCCCGCGTCGACCGACAGAACGGCGCGTATCGGCTCGCACTCTCGCGGGAGTTCGACGCGCTGATCGATCGGTTGGGCGAGTACACCGTACTCGACCTGGAGGTCCGCGAGGCGTCGATCGAGGACGTGTTCATGCACTTTTACGGGGACGCGGACGGCGAACCCGACGGGAGTCCGGGCGGCGACCCCGATCCTGCAGCGGACGAGTCCAGCGCCTGA
- a CDS encoding cbb3-type cytochrome c oxidase subunit I, with amino-acid sequence MSDLPPMTSVKRWLVTTNHKDVGVLYISTALFYLIFGGVLALAFRAHLWEAGGIDLLADREYNQSVTTHGLLMVFWFLSPLAAGFANYFVPLQIGAKDLAFPRLNALSYWFYLFSGLLLGISFFQGGSFAGGWTMYAPLNVPTYTPAMEAMAGGTATVLALTLFVMSITIGTVNFLVTIHRSRAEGLGLWNLPMFTWSWLLTVWMMLFAFAALLAALLLLSVDRIMLTQYFSTDQGSSLLWAHLFWFFGHPEVYIVFFPALGIMFETFQTFCGRRLVGRKWVIISMVLVAVQSFLVWMHHMFLTTINLEIKTLFMATTIGISLPFDLMVFALIYTMVKGRVRFTTPFLFSLGALVLFILGGITGVFLGAVVLDYEFRGTYWVVAHFHYVMVSGVTALVGGLYYWWPKISGKMYSEKLGKLNFAVYFIGFNLLYFPMFLAWETPRRVFNYPEGAQLYHQIATVGAFILGASFLIMFATFIHSWVRGPDAPDNPWQFSRTAEWAIPSPPPLENWSDRPSYASGRLEFVDDSQAATDGGVVATEKVVPEEEHADHASIWPLGIGFGMFLFFLGLSGLTPYVAEFAAARGAEDIVNMGEPNVMYPIITLLGVATMGVTLFKFGVEEFHAPEMAIAERWPFGGVGNSKFGVWLFLASDVVVFGAAIGAYIFMRIHVGWNTWEPVPPSTMAGLFNTYVLLTSSFTVILALVMAERKNKQGLLATLGATLLLGFTFLGVKSWEWSQEFAHGVYWFTNLQDSIYFVTTGMHALHVILGLLLAMFMIYRVVSVDAYLEDHRPVEFFGLYWHFVDIVWVFLFPLFYLM; translated from the coding sequence ATGAGTGACCTGCCCCCGATGACGTCGGTCAAGCGGTGGCTCGTGACGACGAACCACAAGGACGTCGGCGTCCTCTACATCTCGACGGCCCTGTTCTACCTCATCTTCGGCGGCGTCCTCGCACTCGCCTTCCGCGCGCACCTGTGGGAGGCCGGCGGCATCGACCTGTTGGCGGACCGCGAGTACAACCAGTCCGTTACGACCCACGGGCTGTTGATGGTTTTCTGGTTCCTCTCGCCCCTTGCGGCCGGGTTCGCGAACTACTTCGTCCCGCTGCAGATCGGGGCGAAGGACCTCGCGTTCCCGCGGCTGAACGCGCTGAGTTACTGGTTCTACCTGTTCTCGGGACTCCTGCTCGGCATCTCGTTCTTCCAGGGCGGCTCCTTCGCCGGCGGCTGGACGATGTACGCGCCGCTGAACGTGCCGACCTACACGCCTGCGATGGAGGCGATGGCCGGCGGTACCGCGACGGTGCTCGCGCTGACGCTGTTCGTCATGTCGATCACGATCGGGACGGTGAACTTCCTCGTGACGATCCACCGATCGCGCGCGGAGGGACTGGGCCTGTGGAACCTCCCGATGTTCACCTGGTCGTGGCTGCTGACGGTCTGGATGATGCTGTTCGCGTTCGCGGCGCTGCTCGCCGCGCTGCTGTTGCTTTCGGTCGATCGCATCATGCTGACGCAGTACTTCTCGACCGATCAGGGATCGAGCCTGCTGTGGGCGCACCTGTTCTGGTTCTTCGGTCACCCGGAGGTGTACATCGTCTTCTTCCCCGCGTTGGGGATCATGTTCGAGACGTTCCAGACGTTCTGCGGACGCCGGCTCGTCGGTCGGAAGTGGGTCATCATCTCGATGGTTCTGGTGGCGGTTCAGTCGTTCCTGGTCTGGATGCACCACATGTTCCTGACGACGATCAACCTGGAGATCAAGACGCTGTTCATGGCGACGACGATCGGCATCTCGCTGCCGTTTGACCTGATGGTCTTCGCGCTGATCTACACCATGGTCAAGGGCCGGGTCCGGTTCACGACGCCGTTCCTGTTCTCGCTGGGGGCGCTCGTGCTGTTCATTCTGGGTGGCATCACCGGGGTCTTCCTCGGCGCGGTCGTGCTCGACTACGAGTTCCGCGGCACCTACTGGGTCGTCGCCCACTTCCACTACGTGATGGTCTCCGGGGTCACCGCCTTGGTCGGTGGCCTCTACTACTGGTGGCCGAAGATCTCCGGAAAGATGTACTCGGAGAAACTCGGCAAGCTCAACTTCGCGGTGTACTTCATCGGCTTTAACCTGCTGTACTTCCCGATGTTCCTCGCCTGGGAGACGCCGCGGCGCGTCTTCAACTACCCCGAGGGAGCTCAGCTCTACCACCAGATCGCGACCGTCGGCGCGTTCATCCTCGGCGCGTCGTTCCTGATCATGTTCGCGACGTTCATCCACAGCTGGGTCCGGGGTCCCGACGCACCCGACAACCCCTGGCAGTTCTCGCGCACCGCCGAGTGGGCGATCCCCTCGCCACCGCCGCTCGAGAACTGGTCCGATCGACCGAGCTACGCGAGCGGTCGCCTCGAGTTCGTCGACGACTCGCAGGCTGCGACTGACGGCGGCGTCGTCGCGACCGAGAAGGTCGTCCCCGAGGAGGAACACGCCGACCACGCAAGCATCTGGCCGCTGGGGATCGGCTTCGGGATGTTCCTGTTCTTCCTCGGACTGTCCGGACTGACGCCGTACGTCGCGGAGTTCGCAGCTGCACGAGGTGCCGAGGATATCGTCAACATGGGCGAACCCAACGTGATGTACCCGATCATCACGCTCCTCGGCGTCGCGACCATGGGCGTCACGCTGTTCAAGTTCGGCGTCGAGGAGTTCCACGCGCCCGAGATGGCGATCGCCGAGCGCTGGCCGTTCGGCGGCGTCGGCAACTCCAAGTTCGGCGTCTGGCTCTTCCTGGCGTCGGACGTCGTCGTCTTCGGGGCCGCGATCGGCGCGTACATCTTCATGCGGATCCACGTCGGCTGGAACACGTGGGAACCCGTCCCGCCGTCGACGATGGCCGGGCTGTTCAACACGTACGTCCTGTTGACTTCGAGCTTCACGGTCATTCTCGCGCTCGTGATGGCCGAACGGAAGAACAAGCAGGGTCTGCTCGCCACCCTCGGCGCGACGCTGTTGCTCGGGTTCACGTTCCTCGGTGTCAAGAGCTGGGAGTGGTCCCAGGAGTTCGCCCACGGCGTCTACTGGTTCACCAACCTCCAGGATTCGATCTACTTCGTGACGACCGGGATGCACGCGCTGCACGTGATCCTCGGACTCCTGCTCGCGATGTTCATGATCTACCGCGTCGTCTCGGTGGACGCCTACCTGGAGGATCACCGACCGGTGGAGTTCTTCGGGCTCTACTGGCACTTCGTCGACATCGTCTGGGTCTTCCTCTTCCCGCTGTTCTACCTGATGTAG
- a CDS encoding DUF7289 family protein, with translation MVAIVLLIGMVAIISVGLVLAAGDVLSATEAQTEEQRIEMAFVELSQKMSSAWTHGDVTHSMDLEAGDRGAVARAETGWINVSSDGLDRPINETIGTVEWESDDGTKIAYESGAVFAETGNETRVVSVPPIHYDATTETLTLPVATVGGETYLNSGDVSFRHDGSSVYADANVVQDADVRITIKSEYYRGWERFFTREAGDTVVRTVDHENQTVSVKVGYLEIEDAFDSGVTLSEPPGESGNVDYGDAEVRNDRMPELDSVIDEMLADMEGGEYGEDVDDLEMIDSSETYTNGTYLAEGVFLDSNGETVTFDLSDGNATLMVDGDIDLDHSGSAIAVENASGTDNSLKVYVTGNLDIEGDIGGSSAKHLQVYGTSESHVAMTDGSFTGTIYAPSDDWTGTNPVGGGCDDEQVCMQSNVEYTGALVASSAHFQGGWGSFDFIHDEDLADEPIDLYPEAYELPPQLTYLNVAHHEIDIKNS, from the coding sequence ATGGTAGCGATCGTCCTGCTGATCGGGATGGTCGCGATTATCAGCGTCGGGCTCGTTCTGGCCGCCGGCGACGTGCTGTCGGCGACCGAAGCGCAGACAGAAGAGCAGCGAATCGAGATGGCCTTCGTCGAACTGAGCCAGAAAATGAGTTCGGCCTGGACGCACGGCGACGTCACCCACTCGATGGATCTCGAAGCCGGCGATCGAGGTGCCGTCGCCCGCGCCGAAACCGGGTGGATCAACGTCTCCTCGGACGGCCTCGATCGGCCGATCAACGAGACGATCGGGACGGTCGAGTGGGAGAGCGACGACGGGACCAAGATCGCCTACGAGTCCGGCGCCGTGTTCGCCGAGACGGGCAACGAGACGCGCGTCGTCTCCGTGCCGCCGATCCACTACGACGCGACGACCGAGACGCTCACCCTTCCGGTGGCGACCGTCGGCGGCGAAACGTACCTCAACTCGGGCGACGTCTCGTTCAGACACGACGGAAGCAGCGTGTACGCCGACGCGAACGTGGTTCAGGACGCCGACGTTCGCATCACGATCAAAAGCGAGTACTACCGCGGCTGGGAGCGGTTTTTCACGCGCGAAGCCGGCGACACCGTCGTCCGAACCGTCGATCACGAGAACCAGACGGTCTCGGTCAAGGTCGGTTACCTCGAGATCGAAGACGCGTTCGACTCGGGCGTCACGCTCTCGGAACCGCCCGGCGAGTCCGGAAACGTCGATTACGGCGACGCGGAGGTCCGGAACGACCGCATGCCCGAACTCGACAGCGTGATCGATGAGATGCTCGCGGATATGGAGGGCGGCGAGTACGGGGAGGACGTCGATGACCTCGAGATGATCGACAGTAGCGAAACCTACACCAACGGTACGTACCTGGCCGAGGGGGTGTTCCTAGACAGCAACGGCGAGACGGTCACGTTCGACCTCTCGGACGGGAACGCGACGCTCATGGTCGACGGGGACATCGATCTCGACCACAGCGGGAGCGCCATCGCCGTCGAAAACGCCAGCGGGACGGACAACTCGTTGAAGGTCTACGTCACCGGAAACCTCGATATCGAAGGCGATATCGGCGGGAGTTCGGCGAAACACCTGCAGGTGTACGGGACCTCGGAGTCGCACGTCGCGATGACGGACGGCTCGTTCACCGGGACGATCTACGCACCCAGCGACGATTGGACCGGGACGAATCCGGTCGGCGGCGGCTGTGACGACGAACAGGTCTGTATGCAATCCAACGTCGAGTACACGGGGGCGCTCGTCGCCTCGTCGGCGCACTTCCAGGGCGGGTGGGGAAGTTTCGATTTCATCCACGACGAGGACCTCGCCGACGAACCGATCGACCTCTACCCCGAGGCGTACGAGCTCCCGCCGCAGCTCACCTACCTCAACGTCGCCCACCACGAGATCGATATCAAAAACAGTTGA
- the coxB gene encoding cytochrome c oxidase subunit II, translated as MQATRVDVFDEIFLVFLGLGTLVGVVVIGYVLYNAYKYRDSGAHSDDEDVPTLGELPTGGKGGKKLFVSFGLSAIIVISLVIWTYGMLLYVEEGPSEPPEDAIEINVTGEGFAWYFEYENGAQSVSTMNVPANTPVWITATGGDVWHTFGIPDLRVKADAIPGEYDQTWFMADDPETTHEVRCFELCGNGHSLMTGSVNVMEQEEFDQWLAENAPEENGGGNESSGGNESSGGGSENGNETTDDNSTADGGEN; from the coding sequence ATGCAGGCCACGCGCGTCGACGTGTTCGATGAGATTTTCCTCGTCTTTCTCGGACTCGGGACGCTCGTCGGCGTCGTCGTGATCGGGTACGTCTTGTACAACGCGTACAAGTACCGCGACAGCGGGGCCCATAGCGACGACGAGGACGTTCCGACGCTCGGAGAGTTACCGACTGGTGGAAAGGGCGGCAAAAAACTGTTCGTATCGTTCGGTCTGAGTGCTATCATCGTCATTTCGTTGGTCATCTGGACGTACGGCATGCTGCTGTACGTCGAGGAGGGGCCGAGCGAGCCGCCGGAAGACGCGATCGAGATCAACGTGACCGGCGAAGGGTTCGCGTGGTACTTCGAGTACGAAAACGGCGCGCAGTCGGTCAGTACGATGAACGTCCCCGCGAACACGCCGGTCTGGATCACGGCGACCGGCGGCGACGTCTGGCACACGTTCGGCATCCCCGACTTACGGGTGAAAGCCGACGCGATCCCAGGCGAGTACGATCAGACCTGGTTCATGGCCGACGACCCCGAGACGACACACGAGGTCAGGTGCTTCGAACTCTGCGGTAACGGGCACAGCCTGATGACCGGCTCGGTCAACGTGATGGAACAGGAGGAGTTCGATCAGTGGCTCGCCGAGAACGCGCCCGAAGAAAACGGGGGCGGAAACGAGAGTAGCGGCGGAAACGAGAGTAGCGGCGGCGGCTCCGAAAACGGAAACGAAACGACCGATGACAACAGCACTGCGGACGGAGGCGAGAACTGA
- a CDS encoding DUF7410 domain-containing protein, which produces MTAQRAAIVEEVTAVEQVTDVEYEVPADETPEYSCHYCDRPFRTERQLALHVGTVHAEECTEAELEAFEAEQDDEQYELFTFHLKAAVSVFLLYFMFTFLYALVWAG; this is translated from the coding sequence ATGACCGCCCAACGGGCCGCGATCGTCGAGGAGGTGACCGCCGTCGAACAGGTGACTGACGTCGAGTACGAGGTCCCCGCCGACGAGACGCCCGAATACAGCTGTCACTACTGCGATCGGCCGTTCCGCACCGAACGCCAGCTCGCGCTCCACGTCGGAACCGTCCACGCAGAGGAGTGCACCGAGGCGGAGCTCGAGGCCTTCGAGGCGGAGCAGGACGACGAACAGTACGAACTGTTCACGTTCCACCTCAAGGCGGCCGTCTCCGTCTTCCTCCTGTACTTCATGTTCACGTTCCTGTACGCGCTGGTCTGGGCCGGATAG
- a CDS encoding DUF106 domain-containing protein codes for MTRTAEKIDALVREDSSMTEALEAIREEADENGGEVEWADVRDDLTSGQWGRLIEKGILVDGNDGFEIADREAYDDALDGDGATGDLPDDDIEADTSWSQWDKTAGAGSLLLMFGYWIDSVKETVGSSIDVLLGPLDAALPFYAVILSVALLTGLYSTLLQANLMNPEVIGKYQERMKAMQEKQKDIQDRKKDAEERGASEAELERLENELERAREEQMEAMADNIGMFKEQFRPMVWIMLFTIPLFLWMYWKIGNFGSGGVEDTVVMPLIGEVRWTDSVIGPMRAWIVWYFLCSMGFTQLLRKSLNIDMSPTGS; via the coding sequence ATGACGCGCACAGCCGAGAAGATCGACGCCCTCGTCCGCGAGGACTCTTCGATGACGGAGGCTCTGGAGGCCATTCGCGAGGAAGCCGACGAGAACGGCGGCGAGGTCGAGTGGGCCGACGTCCGCGACGATCTGACGAGCGGCCAGTGGGGCCGACTGATCGAAAAGGGGATCCTCGTGGACGGCAATGACGGGTTCGAAATCGCCGATCGCGAGGCCTACGACGACGCGCTCGACGGCGACGGGGCCACGGGCGACCTTCCCGACGACGATATCGAGGCGGATACCAGCTGGTCGCAGTGGGACAAAACCGCCGGCGCCGGCTCGCTCCTCCTGATGTTCGGCTACTGGATCGACTCCGTCAAGGAGACCGTCGGGAGCTCGATCGACGTGCTGCTCGGACCGCTCGACGCCGCGTTGCCGTTTTACGCCGTGATCCTCTCCGTCGCACTGCTGACGGGACTGTACTCGACGCTCCTGCAGGCGAACCTGATGAATCCGGAAGTTATCGGCAAGTACCAAGAGCGGATGAAAGCGATGCAGGAGAAACAGAAGGACATCCAGGATCGCAAGAAGGACGCCGAGGAACGCGGCGCGAGCGAGGCGGAGCTCGAGCGCCTCGAAAACGAACTCGAGCGCGCGCGCGAAGAACAGATGGAGGCGATGGCCGATAACATCGGGATGTTCAAAGAGCAGTTCCGCCCGATGGTCTGGATCATGCTGTTTACCATTCCGCTGTTCCTCTGGATGTACTGGAAGATCGGCAACTTCGGCTCCGGCGGCGTCGAAGATACCGTGGTCATGCCGCTGATCGGGGAAGTCCGCTGGACCGACTCGGTGATCGGCCCCATGCGCGCGTGGATCGTCTGGTACTTCCTCTGTTCGATGGGATTCACGCAGTTGCTGCGCAAGTCGCTGAACATCGACATGTCTCCGACGGGGTCGTAA
- a CDS encoding adenylate kinase: MAEPRILILGAPGAGKGTQSQKIAEEFDVEHVTTGDALRANKDMDISGMDTEYDTPREYMDQGELVPDEVVNAIVDEALSQADGFVLDGYPRNLEQATELDDMTDLDVVLYLDVGEEELVHRLTGRRLDPETGDIYHVEYNPPEDPAVEARLEQRDDDTEETVRERLRVFRENTQPVIDHYEEQGDLERVDGEQAPDEVWTDVKDTIENAA, translated from the coding sequence ATGGCAGAGCCACGAATCTTGATCCTCGGGGCGCCCGGGGCCGGAAAGGGGACACAGAGCCAGAAGATCGCCGAAGAGTTCGACGTCGAACACGTCACCACCGGCGATGCGCTCCGCGCGAACAAGGACATGGACATCTCCGGGATGGACACGGAGTACGACACGCCCCGGGAGTACATGGATCAGGGCGAACTCGTCCCCGACGAAGTCGTCAACGCGATCGTCGACGAGGCCCTGTCGCAGGCCGACGGCTTCGTGCTCGACGGCTACCCCCGGAACCTCGAGCAGGCGACGGAACTCGACGATATGACCGACCTCGACGTCGTCCTCTATCTCGACGTCGGCGAGGAGGAACTCGTCCACCGGCTGACCGGGCGCCGTCTCGACCCCGAAACGGGCGACATCTACCACGTCGAGTACAATCCGCCGGAAGACCCTGCGGTCGAAGCCCGGCTCGAACAGCGCGACGACGACACCGAGGAGACCGTCCGCGAACGCCTTCGCGTATTCCGCGAGAACACCCAACCCGTCATCGACCACTACGAGGAGCAGGGCGACCTGGAGCGGGTCGACGGCGAACAGGCGCCGGACGAGGTCTGGACAGACGTGAAAGACACGATCGAGAACGCGGCCTAG
- a CDS encoding class I SAM-dependent methyltransferase, with product MDSNDVRKQWADRSGEFSPEYYAYYGPNETSDVLVRMLDRFVDRDAPVLELGCSSGRHLSHLHDRGFENLAGIEVNEEAFDVMADTYPDLADDGEFYPDAIENVVADFEDDRFGAIYSVETLQHLHPDAEWVFDELSRITADLLVTAENESETDRAGSTEPTVSYIGDDFPLYYRDWNAIFTARGFDEVDVSSGQRSTIRTFRRPRNRSTR from the coding sequence GTGGATTCTAACGACGTTCGGAAGCAGTGGGCGGATCGGTCCGGCGAATTCTCGCCAGAGTACTACGCGTACTACGGCCCGAACGAAACGAGCGACGTCCTCGTCCGTATGCTCGATCGGTTCGTCGATCGAGACGCGCCCGTTCTGGAACTCGGCTGCAGTTCGGGTCGGCACCTCTCGCACCTCCACGACCGCGGCTTCGAAAACCTTGCGGGCATCGAGGTTAACGAGGAGGCGTTCGACGTGATGGCGGACACCTATCCCGACCTCGCCGACGACGGGGAGTTCTACCCGGACGCGATCGAGAACGTCGTCGCCGACTTCGAAGACGATCGATTCGGCGCGATCTACTCGGTGGAGACGCTTCAACACCTGCACCCGGACGCCGAGTGGGTGTTCGACGAACTGTCCCGGATCACGGCCGATCTCCTCGTCACCGCGGAGAACGAGAGCGAAACGGATCGCGCAGGATCGACCGAACCGACCGTGAGTTACATCGGCGACGACTTTCCGCTCTACTACCGCGATTGGAACGCGATCTTCACTGCCCGAGGCTTCGACGAAGTCGACGTCAGCTCGGGCCAGCGCTCCACCATCCGAACGTTCCGACGGCCCCGAAACCGGTCCACGCGCTGA
- a CDS encoding universal stress protein yields the protein MHVLVPIDGSSQSRAALDYALSQYEGETITTLHVVDPMEGVYSDYGGGGIYDEEAFQRAIERGESIGEQARDRAEDAGILDATTLNTVVETGQSARAIIDYADANDVDHIVMGSHGRSGVARVLLGSVAETVTRRSPVPVTIVR from the coding sequence ATGCACGTACTCGTCCCGATCGACGGCTCGTCGCAATCGCGGGCCGCACTCGATTACGCGCTATCACAGTACGAGGGTGAGACGATCACGACGCTCCACGTCGTCGATCCGATGGAGGGCGTCTACAGCGACTACGGTGGCGGCGGGATCTACGACGAAGAGGCCTTCCAGCGCGCGATCGAGCGCGGCGAATCGATCGGCGAGCAGGCGCGTGACCGAGCCGAGGACGCGGGAATTCTCGACGCGACAACTCTGAACACCGTCGTGGAAACCGGACAGTCCGCTCGAGCGATCATCGACTACGCGGACGCAAACGACGTTGACCACATCGTCATGGGCAGCCACGGCCGATCCGGCGTCGCGCGGGTGTTGCTCGGTAGCGTCGCCGAAACCGTAACGCGACGATCGCCGGTCCCGGTGACGATCGTGCGATAA
- a CDS encoding amphi-Trp domain-containing protein, whose product MPEEVLFKFEDSMDAAAIADYLRTVADRLEAGDELTLEAGGESVTMSPPARPTFEVKAERETPSGGGPGELSVEFELEWDEGADGGESRSGGLSID is encoded by the coding sequence ATGCCTGAAGAAGTGCTCTTCAAATTCGAGGACTCGATGGACGCCGCGGCGATCGCAGACTACCTCCGGACCGTGGCGGATCGGCTGGAAGCGGGGGACGAACTCACGCTCGAAGCCGGCGGCGAATCGGTGACGATGTCGCCGCCCGCACGTCCGACGTTCGAGGTCAAAGCCGAGCGGGAGACGCCGAGCGGCGGCGGTCCGGGCGAGTTGAGCGTGGAGTTCGAACTCGAGTGGGACGAAGGCGCCGACGGCGGCGAGAGTCGGTCGGGCGGTCTGTCGATCGACTAG
- a CDS encoding dodecin family protein: MGTSEESWEEAAREALREASQTVTDISGVHVEHWTADVEDGEIVEYKATTEIAFPVQH, encoded by the coding sequence ATGGGTACGTCGGAAGAGTCCTGGGAAGAAGCCGCCCGCGAGGCGCTCCGCGAAGCGAGCCAGACGGTCACTGACATTTCTGGCGTTCACGTCGAGCACTGGACGGCCGACGTCGAGGACGGCGAAATCGTCGAGTACAAGGCGACGACCGAAATCGCGTTCCCGGTTCAGCACTGA
- a CDS encoding cytochrome C oxidase subunit IV family protein, giving the protein MASVRTYALIYVALLLLGTGKVLFFELDQIFTEQMAIAGTIVLAITKSTLIAGYYQHLIEEPRSITYLMATALFMVLLLTIAAGYSIQ; this is encoded by the coding sequence ATGGCGAGCGTTCGCACCTACGCACTCATATACGTCGCGTTACTGTTGCTAGGCACGGGCAAGGTCCTGTTCTTCGAGCTCGATCAGATATTCACGGAGCAGATGGCGATCGCGGGAACGATCGTCCTCGCGATCACCAAGTCCACCCTGATCGCCGGCTACTACCAGCACCTGATCGAGGAACCGCGATCGATCACCTACTTGATGGCCACCGCGCTGTTCATGGTGCTCCTGCTGACGATCGCGGCGGGCTACTCGATCCAGTAA
- the cmk gene encoding (d)CMP kinase produces MLLTVSGPPGSGKSTTAELLADAFDLDHVSGGDIFRELADERGYTPLEFNKLAEENDQIDRDLDRRLHEIAVEEDGLVLESRLAGWLAGEHADFRFWLDAPADVRGERIAEREDKDPVRATEETKAREASEAQRYAEYYGIDIRDLTIYDLSVNTARWEPDAVLDMLVTAVEEYDPTGDEGKAPVTGADYEF; encoded by the coding sequence ATGTTACTCACCGTCTCCGGCCCGCCGGGAAGCGGGAAGAGCACGACCGCGGAGTTGCTCGCCGACGCCTTCGATCTCGATCACGTGAGCGGCGGTGATATCTTCCGCGAACTCGCCGACGAACGCGGCTACACGCCCCTGGAGTTCAACAAACTCGCGGAGGAGAACGACCAGATCGATCGGGACCTCGATCGGCGCCTGCACGAGATCGCCGTCGAGGAAGACGGGCTGGTGCTCGAGTCGCGACTCGCCGGCTGGCTCGCGGGCGAGCACGCCGACTTCCGGTTCTGGCTCGACGCCCCAGCGGACGTTCGCGGCGAGCGGATCGCCGAGCGCGAGGACAAAGATCCCGTTCGGGCGACCGAGGAGACGAAAGCGCGGGAGGCCAGCGAGGCCCAGCGCTACGCGGAGTACTACGGCATCGACATCCGCGATCTGACGATCTACGATCTCTCCGTGAACACGGCTCGCTGGGAGCCGGACGCGGTGCTGGACATGCTCGTCACCGCGGTCGAGGAGTACGATCCGACCGGCGACGAAGGGAAAGCGCCCGTAACTGGCGCCGACTACGAGTTCTGA